One Pagrus major chromosome 11, Pma_NU_1.0 genomic region harbors:
- the suco gene encoding SUN domain-containing ossification factor isoform X1, translating into MKRLRVLLVCLIVALLCWYPSQYVYCSEQSLSGPGQPAGDKNPDGQKQEQEQDSTQHKVLEEWTTHTSYDMGLETERAALEKLATHNVHQEQTVNPREAEVKETRPDPESDTVSEAPEPEPHPDPQADLVQTDAQDHNQEVPVSPTPVPVPAQGHVSTDGPTETFSKVPAAHPSLESHPATSPHEAENTPTSQSAGQTHTGAVWVASAGDELPVDNFVFAEHSDSQCGVIPPELATCENSPFGSPLLSVDEAGIEDQWSDQSHSSGLEAEVQSTPGNVDQEQQQQRQELDDRLSDFQLEGNTSQHQQERKAGDASPAKETDPSVPSKEDIPTFDEWKKQVMEVEMEKSQSLHTSTSGSPHPVKKVQKNFKNNYASVECGAKILSANNEAKSTSAILMENMDLYMLNPCSNKIWFVIELCEPIQVKQLDIANFELFSSTPKDFLVSISDRYPTNKWVKLGTFHARDERIVQSFPLDEQLYAKYVKMFIKYIKVELLSHFGSEHFCPLSLIRVFGTSMVEEYEEIADSQYPSERLEYLDEDYDYPPGYQPSEDKASKNLLGSATNAILNMVNNIAANVLGGKPDQEGGTETGGNTTSEGSEKEGTEVTTKPAETPPDAAVLEPAEPEQPATQEESAVSSDPFPPSTDSHEDRQIVTLVEEEEDDEEPRQSTVTLMEEEGEEEEEKREEETRREADRNQWENQTYCPFSSFSSLSLSCMATLPELLHRWCSARLAKERLRSLRRRQLSTQTQTHPDANTPSLTHTPPLIPPPVPTPVKEALPLTEKAPEPELPQNEGKILGEVHVTHPNTHTPDTHTPELNTHLEPSRTTTIPPHSFSDSHSSLMWPTPTHEEKLLPPIKDAALDPVPTPPLQAISIPETQQASSATPILAVSAPPQPVASETASPGVVVPPVMEQPVHPLPTASRPEDLIPPPTELPAAPVLTDAHTDSIKSGTDSGDSQRHSVQTSQAHLEQGDSLTQTGEPHRVEDSVDEDLLSTNGNVHRTATDFYAELQNGGDYNGGGVNGNGVLLNGGAVHGSSQKESVFMRLNNRIKALEMNMSLSSRYLEELSQRYRKQMEEMQRAFNKTIIKLQNTSRIAEEQDQKQTDSIQVLQSQLENVTKLMLNLTATVGQLQREVSDRQSYLVVSLVLCLALGLLLCLQCCRSSSPSPSINAAALPKSNHYPSPKRCFSSYDDMSLKRRVTCPLVRSKSFHLSSTEVGPDDLYIVEPLRFSPEKKKKRCKTKSLDKVEILKTSEPSPPLTNGEIKCNGFQPCLPVPPSLPPPPPPPPLPLPLLPLLPPPSIPPPPPPLIAAELSSLPACTSKELPSESSSCSSSTHSEESYTSRLPPPSPIYPSPGLCNGLSLPFHLQQTAAKSRQEKRSIKRRKTRQTELQFPTMTKGSVGSLPSLQQLMKGNKEISVGTIGVTAVTGHV; encoded by the exons GTACCCCAGTCAATATGTGTATTGTTCAGAGCAGAGCTTATCTGGCCCAGGTCAGCCTGCGGGGGACAAAAACCCTGACGGCCAGAAGCAAGAGCAGGAGCAGGACTCCACGCAACACAAG gtGTTGGAAGAATGGACGACACATACATCCTACGATATGggactggagacagagagagcagcgCTAGAAAAACTGGCAACACACAATGTACACCAAGAACAG ACTGTGAATCCTCGGGAAGCTGAGGTGAAGGAGACTAGGCCTGACCCAGAGTCTGATACTGTATCTGAAGCTCCTGAGCCAGAACCCCACCCAGACCCCCAGGCAGATTTAGTGCAGACTGACGCCCAGGACCACAACCAGGAAGTCCCTGTGTCCCCCACTCCAGTACCAGTTCCAGCACAGGGCCACGTGTCCACAGATGGCCCAACAGAGACCTTCAGCAAAGTCCCCGCTGCACACCCCAGCCTGGAGTCGCATCCAGCCACATCCCCAcatgaagctgaaaacacacctACCTCACAGAGTGCCGGCCAGACCCACACAGG TGCAGTGTGGGTTGCCAGTGCAGGAGATGAACTCCCAGTAGACAACTTTGTCTTTGCTGAGCACTCTGATTCACAGTGCGGGGTCATTCCCCCCGAACTGGCAACCTGTGAAAACTCTCCTTTTGGCAGCCCTCTCCTCAG TGTGGATGAGGCTGGCATAGAGGACCAGTGGTCAGACCAGAGCCACAGCTCTGGTCTTGAAGCAGAGGTCCAGTCTACTCCAGGCAATGTGGACCaggaacaacagcagcagcgtCAGGAGCTGGACGACAGACTGTCTGATTTCCAACTGGAGGGCAACACTTCACAACACCAACAAGAACGCAAG gcaGGGGATGCCAGTCCTGCTAAGGAGACTGATCCGTCAGTGCCCAGCAAAGAAGACATCCCCACTTTCGACGAGTGGAAGAAACAAGTCatggaggtggagatggagaaaA GTCAGTCTCTCCACACCTCAACCAGCGGCAGCCCCCACCCGGTGAAAAAGGTCCAGAAAAACTTCAAGAATAACTACGCCTCTGTGGAGTGTGGTGCCAAGATACTCTCTGCCAACAATGAGGCCAAG AGCACTTCAGCTATTCTCATGGAGAATATGGACCTTTACATGCTAAATCCTTGCAGCAACAAAATCTG GTTTGTGATAGAGCTCTGTGAGCCCATTCAAGTCAAGCAGCTGGACATTGCTAACTTTGAGCTCTTTTCTTCAACACCTAAAGACTTTTTAGTTTCCATCAGTGACAG ATATCCTACCAACAAGTGGGTAAAGCTTGGTACTTTCCACGCCCGTGATGAGCGCATAGTCCAGAGCTTCCCACTGGACGAGCAGCTTTATGCTAAATATGTGAAG ATGTTCATCAAGTACATAAAG GTTGAGCTCCTCTCCCACTTTGGATCAGAACACTTTTGTCCTCTCAGTCTCATCAG gGTGTTTGGTACCAGCATGGTGGAGGAGTACGAGGAGATAGCAGATTCCCAGTACCCCTCAGAGAGACTGGAGTACTTGGATGAAGACTATG ACTATCCTCCTGGCTACCAACCATCAGAGGACAAGGCCTCCAAAAACCTGCTCGGCTCAGCAACAA atGCCATCCTAAACATGGTAAACAACATTGCTGCTAACGTGCTGGGCGGCAAACCAGATCAGGAGGGTGGAACAGAAACAGGAG GTAATACAACATCAGAGGGGAGTGAGAAGGAGGGCACTGAAGTTACAACTAAACCAGCTGAAACACCTCCTGATGCGGCAGT ACTGGAGCCTGCAGAACCAGAACAGCCTGCAACCCAGGAGGAATCTGCTGTCTCCAGTGACCCTTTCCCTCCATCAACAGACTCacatgaggacagacagatTGTCACTCtggtcgaggaggaggaggatgatgaagagccCAGACAGTCTACTGTCAccctgatggaggaggagggggaggaagaggaagagaagagagaggaggagacgaggagggaggcagacaggaaCCAGTGGGAGAACCAGACTTACTgtcctttctcctccttctcctccctgtctctgtcctgcATGGCCACCCTGCCAGAGCTGCTCCACCGCTGGTGCTCCGCCAGGCTGGCCAAGGAGAGACTCCGCAGCCTCAGGCGGAGGCAGCTGAgcactcaaacacagacacatcctGATGCAAACACCCCTTCCCTCACGCACACACCTCCACTGATCCCTCCCCCTGTTCCCACACCTGTTAAAGAAGCCCTCCCCCTCACAGAAAAGGCTCCAGAACCCGAGTTGCCCCAAAATGAGGGCAAAATCCTGGGTGAGGTGCATGTAACACATCCCAACACTCAcacccctgacacacacactccagagCTCAACACCCACCTAGAGCCAAGTAGAACCACCACCATCCCCCCTCACAGTTTCTCAGACAGCCACAGCTCCCTGATGTGGCCTACCCCCACCCATGAGGAGAAGCTGCTCCCTCCAATTAAAGATGCAGCTCTGGACCCTGTCCCCACTCCACCCCTCCAAGCCATCTCCATCCCAGAGACGCAACAGGCCAGCAGTGCCACCCCCATCCTCGCTGTCAGCGCTCCCCCACAGCCTGTAGCCTCTGAGACAGCCTCTCCTGGTGTTGTGGTTCCTCCTGTCATGGAGCAGCCAGTTCATCCGCTTCCCACTGCATCCAGGCCCGAAGACCTTATCCCCCCTCCCACTGAGCTGCCAGCAGCTCCCGTACTGACAGACGCTCACACAGACTCAATAAAGTCAGGCACCGACAGTGGGgactcacagagacacagtgtCCAGACTTCTCAGGCTCACCTGGAGCAGGGGGACTCTCTCACTCAGACTGGAGAGCCCCATCGGGTGGAAGATTCGGTGGACGAGGACCTGTTGTCCACCAATGGGAACGTCCACCGGACGGCCACAGACTTCTACGCAGAGCTGCAGAATGGAGGAGATTATAATGGTGGAGGAGTGAATGGGAACGGTGTGTTATTGAACGGGGGAGCGGTGCATGGCTCCAGCCAGAAGGAGAGTGTGTTCATGAGGCTGAACAACAGGATCAAAGCCCTGGAGATGAACATGAGTCTCTCAAGCCGGTACCTGGAGGAGCTCAGCCAGAG ATACCGTAAACAGATGGAAGAGATGCAGAGAGCGTTCAATAAGACCATCATCAAACTGCAGAACACCTCCCGCATTGCTGAGGAGCAG GACCAGAAGCAGACAGATTCAATCCAGGTGTTGCAGAGTCAGCTTGAGAACGTGACTAAACTGATGCTCAATCTTACCGCAACAGTGgggcagctgcagagagag GTATCTGACCGTCAGAGCTACCTGGTGGTCTCTCTGGTTCTGTGTCTGGCTCTAGGCCtcctgctgtgtctgcagtgctGCCGCAGCTCCTCTCCCAGCCCGAGCATCAACGCTGCTGCCCTTCCCAAGAGCAACCACTACCCAAGCCCGAAGAG ATGCTTCTCCTCCTATGACGATATGAGCCTAAAGCGCAGGGTGACCTGCCCGCTTGTTCGCTCCAAGTCGTTCCACTTGTCCTCTACAGAAG TAGGTCCAGATGACTTGTACATTGTAGAACCTCTAAGGTTTTCTCCAGAGAAAAAG AAAAAACGCTGCAAGACAAAGTCTTTGGACAAGGTTGAGATTCTAAAGACATCTGAACCGTCTCCTCCGCTCACAAACGGGGAGATAAAGTGCAACGGTTTTCAACCATGCCTCCCTGTGCCGCCATCGctgccaccccctcctcctcctcctccccttcctctccctcttcttccccttcttcctcctccttctatcccaccacctcctccccctcttatAGCAGCGGAGTTGTCATCACTGCCTGCTTGCACCTCCAAGGAGCTCCCCTCGgaaagcagcagctgcagctcgtCCACCCACTCCGAGGAGTCCTACACAAGccgcctcccccctccctcccccatcTACCCCTCCCCTGGCCTGTGCAACGGTCTCAGCCTGCCTTTCCACCTCCAGCAGACCGCCGCCAAGTCCCGCCAGGAGAAGCGCTCCATCAAGCGGCGGAAGACGCGGCAGACGGAGCTGCAGTTTCCCACCATGACGAAGGGCAGCGTCGGCTCTCTGCCCAGCCTGCAGCAGCTTATGAAGGGAAACAAGGAGATCAGTGTTGGGACCATCGGGGTGACAGCAGTCACCGGACATGTCTGA